In the Solibacillus sp. FSL K6-1523 genome, one interval contains:
- a CDS encoding UDP-N-acetylglucosamine 1-carboxyvinyltransferase, which translates to MDVYKIRGERRLKGKVTVSGAKNSAVALIPASILAGSSVTIGGIPEISDAWALKALLEEIGGEVTFADGQMTIDPTKMVAMPLPNGNVKKMRASYYLMGAMLGRFKQAVIGLPGGCFLGPRPIDQHIKGFEALGAKVTNEHGAIYLRADELIGAKIYLDVASVGATINIMLAAVRAKGRTVIENAAKEPEIIDVATLLTNMGAKIKGAGTSVIRIDGVDELSGTNHTIIPDRIEASTFMIMAAAVGDGVVIDNVIPLHLEAVTAKLREMGVVIEIDEESIYIPKQGPLRAVDVKTLVYPGIPTDIQQPLSVLMSQADGTSIVTDTIYSARFKHIDELRRMNAKARVEGNTAIIQGPSVLQSSSVTATDLRAGAALVLAGLIAKGETEIHDIYHIERGYGGLIEKLCLLGADIRKESIVGNTNKKV; encoded by the coding sequence ATGGATGTGTATAAAATTAGAGGCGAACGTCGTCTTAAAGGAAAAGTAACAGTTAGTGGTGCAAAGAATAGCGCAGTCGCTCTAATTCCTGCATCGATTTTAGCGGGTTCTTCCGTAACGATTGGAGGAATCCCTGAAATCTCGGATGCATGGGCATTAAAGGCGTTGCTTGAGGAAATCGGGGGAGAGGTAACATTTGCAGACGGTCAAATGACAATCGATCCAACCAAGATGGTGGCAATGCCATTACCGAATGGCAACGTAAAAAAAATGAGAGCCTCCTATTATTTAATGGGTGCGATGCTTGGTCGCTTTAAACAAGCGGTAATTGGACTACCGGGAGGCTGTTTTTTAGGGCCTCGTCCGATTGATCAACATATTAAAGGTTTTGAGGCATTAGGTGCAAAGGTAACGAATGAACACGGTGCGATTTATTTACGCGCGGATGAACTAATCGGTGCCAAAATTTATTTAGACGTAGCAAGTGTTGGTGCAACGATTAATATTATGCTAGCGGCTGTTCGGGCAAAAGGTAGAACGGTTATCGAAAATGCTGCAAAAGAGCCTGAAATTATTGATGTAGCAACACTCTTAACAAATATGGGCGCTAAAATTAAAGGTGCCGGCACAAGTGTTATTCGCATTGATGGTGTGGATGAATTAAGTGGCACAAACCATACAATTATTCCAGACCGCATTGAGGCTTCTACATTTATGATCATGGCTGCAGCAGTTGGAGATGGCGTAGTAATTGATAATGTCATTCCGCTTCATTTAGAGGCTGTAACTGCCAAGTTGCGTGAGATGGGTGTCGTAATTGAAATAGATGAAGAAAGTATTTATATTCCAAAACAAGGCCCATTGCGTGCAGTCGATGTAAAAACGCTTGTATACCCGGGGATTCCAACCGATATACAGCAACCTCTATCTGTATTAATGTCACAAGCAGATGGTACATCAATCGTGACAGATACGATTTATTCCGCACGTTTTAAGCATATTGACGAGCTCCGAAGAATGAATGCAAAGGCACGCGTAGAGGGGAATACAGCAATTATACAAGGTCCTTCTGTTCTGCAAAGTTCATCTGTAACAGCAACAGATTTACGAGCGGGTGCCGCGCTTGTATTAGCAGGATTAATCGCTAAAGGTGAGACAGAAATTCATGATATTTACCATATTGAGCGAGGCTACGGTGGTTTAATTGAAAAGCTATGCCTTCTTGGAGCAGATATTCGCAAAGAATCGATTGTGGGCAATACAAATAAAAAAGTGTAA
- the fsa gene encoding fructose-6-phosphate aldolase: MKFFIDTANFEDIKEAYSWGILSGVTTNPSLVAKESGVNFHDRLREIAELVNGSVSGEVISLDAEGMIREGEELAAIHPNITVKLPMTPEGLKACKHFSDKGIKTNVTLIFSTNQALLAARAGATYVSPFLGRLDDIGQDGVELIREIAEMFAIHEISTEIIAASIRHPQHITQAALAGAHIATTPFKVLQQLFNHPLTDKGIEGFLADWAAREGK, from the coding sequence ATGAAATTTTTTATCGATACAGCGAATTTTGAAGATATTAAAGAAGCATACTCATGGGGGATCCTTTCGGGTGTAACAACAAACCCATCTTTAGTAGCAAAAGAATCAGGTGTTAATTTCCATGACCGTTTACGTGAAATCGCAGAATTAGTAAATGGTTCTGTTTCAGGAGAAGTGATTTCGTTAGATGCAGAAGGAATGATTCGTGAAGGTGAAGAACTAGCAGCGATTCACCCAAATATTACAGTGAAGCTTCCAATGACTCCCGAAGGCTTAAAAGCTTGTAAGCACTTCTCAGATAAAGGCATTAAAACAAATGTCACATTAATTTTCTCTACAAATCAAGCATTATTAGCAGCTCGTGCTGGTGCAACTTATGTTTCGCCATTTTTAGGTCGTTTAGATGACATCGGTCAAGACGGCGTTGAATTAATTCGTGAAATTGCTGAAATGTTTGCCATCCATGAAATCTCTACTGAAATCATTGCGGCATCTATTCGCCATCCACAACATATTACGCAAGCTGCATTAGCAGGAGCGCATATCGCAACAACGCCATTTAAAGTGTTACAACAATTGTTTAACCATCCATTAACAGACAAAGGAATTGAAGGATTTTTAGCGGATTGGGCAGCGCGTGAAGGGAAATAA
- a CDS encoding DUF2529 family protein: MSKILTTQLSGLLQRIQQSEEGAIEETARLLAQAAIGQGTVYFACFGEMEGVALNALHGAAPFVNFATYSNEVTLLSADRVIIFTRSGNDEDAVLLARQLNEAFIPFAAVASEVASVTNELSELAYTYICLKMRGGILPHPTNLGERIVMPHLIAALFVYEAIKMEFDEMISDDDDFDE; encoded by the coding sequence ATGTCGAAAATTTTAACAACCCAATTGTCAGGACTTCTTCAGCGTATTCAACAATCTGAAGAGGGCGCGATTGAAGAAACTGCTAGACTGCTTGCACAGGCCGCGATTGGACAAGGTACAGTCTATTTTGCATGCTTTGGCGAAATGGAAGGTGTGGCCTTGAATGCACTTCATGGCGCTGCACCATTTGTCAATTTTGCAACATATTCAAATGAGGTAACGCTTTTATCTGCTGACCGTGTCATTATTTTTACCCGTAGTGGCAATGATGAAGATGCAGTTTTACTTGCCCGTCAATTAAATGAGGCCTTTATTCCTTTTGCAGCGGTTGCAAGTGAGGTAGCTAGCGTAACAAACGAATTAAGCGAGTTAGCCTACACATATATTTGCTTGAAAATGCGCGGTGGAATTTTGCCACATCCAACAAATCTTGGCGAACGCATCGTTATGCCCCATTTAATCGCTGCCCTTTTCGTTTATGAAGCAATCAAAATGGAATTTGACGAAATGATTTCGGATGACGATGATTTTGATGAATAA
- a CDS encoding CTP synthase, which yields MTKYIFVTGGVVSSLGKGIVAASLGRILKNRGLEVTIQKFDPYLNIDPGTMSPYQHGEVFVTDDGAEADLDLGHYERFIDINLGKHSTVTSGKVYQAVLNKERRGDYNGGTVQVIPHVTNEIKDRVQRAGRETSADVVITEIGGTVGDFESLAFLEAIRQMRRDLGHNNVMYIHCTLMPYIAAAGEMKTKPTQHSVKELRSLGIQPNIIVLRTEQPVPQDMKDKIALFCDVRASDIIESRDVEHLYEVPLNLLAQGFDQIVLDHFGINAPKADMEDWKALVHQVKNLESKTRIALVGKYVELQDAYISVVEALKHAGYVYNSDIEIDWVNAEDITSENAAELLSQADGIIVPGGFGDRGVEGKIEAIRYAREQDVPFFGICLGMQLATVEFARNVMGLAGAHSTELDKDTKYPIIDFLPDQSEDTDLGGTLRLGLYPCKLKDGTVARKAYNGEELVYERHRHRYEFNNEFREAMEAAGMVFSGVSPDNKLAEIVELPEKKFFVAGQFHPELISRPQRPQPLIREFVGAAFNNRK from the coding sequence ATGACAAAATATATTTTCGTAACTGGTGGGGTAGTTTCTTCACTAGGTAAAGGAATTGTAGCAGCATCTCTAGGTCGTATTTTAAAAAATCGTGGGTTAGAAGTAACGATTCAAAAATTCGATCCGTATTTAAATATTGATCCAGGTACGATGAGCCCGTATCAACACGGTGAAGTTTTCGTAACAGATGATGGTGCAGAGGCTGACTTAGACTTAGGTCACTATGAGCGTTTCATCGACATCAACTTAGGAAAACATTCAACAGTAACTTCAGGTAAGGTATACCAAGCTGTATTAAATAAAGAGCGTCGTGGTGACTACAACGGCGGTACAGTACAAGTTATTCCCCATGTAACAAATGAAATTAAAGACCGTGTACAACGTGCAGGTCGTGAAACTTCTGCAGATGTCGTAATTACAGAAATCGGTGGTACAGTTGGTGACTTCGAATCACTTGCTTTCTTAGAAGCAATCCGTCAAATGCGTCGTGATTTAGGGCATAATAACGTCATGTATATTCACTGTACGTTAATGCCATACATCGCAGCTGCTGGTGAAATGAAAACAAAGCCAACACAGCATTCTGTAAAAGAGCTACGTTCATTAGGTATCCAGCCAAATATTATCGTTTTACGTACAGAACAGCCTGTACCACAAGATATGAAGGATAAAATTGCGTTATTCTGTGACGTTCGTGCATCGGATATTATCGAATCTCGTGATGTAGAACACCTATATGAAGTACCATTAAACTTACTTGCACAAGGCTTTGACCAAATTGTATTAGACCACTTTGGCATCAATGCACCAAAAGCAGATATGGAAGATTGGAAAGCGCTTGTACACCAAGTGAAAAACTTAGAAAGCAAAACACGTATTGCGTTAGTTGGTAAATATGTTGAGCTACAAGATGCTTATATTTCAGTCGTAGAAGCATTAAAACATGCAGGCTATGTATACAATTCAGATATCGAAATTGACTGGGTAAATGCAGAAGATATTACTTCTGAAAACGCTGCGGAATTACTAAGTCAAGCAGATGGGATTATCGTACCTGGTGGTTTCGGTGATCGCGGTGTTGAAGGGAAAATCGAAGCAATTCGTTATGCACGTGAGCAAGATGTGCCATTCTTCGGGATTTGCTTAGGTATGCAACTTGCAACAGTTGAGTTTGCACGTAATGTGATGGGCTTAGCAGGTGCACATTCAACAGAATTAGATAAAGATACAAAATACCCAATTATCGACTTCTTACCAGATCAATCTGAAGATACAGATTTAGGTGGCACATTACGTTTAGGTTTATATCCATGTAAATTAAAAGACGGTACAGTAGCACGTAAAGCATACAATGGTGAAGAGTTAGTGTACGAGCGTCACCGTCACCGTTATGAGTTCAATAATGAGTTCCGTGAAGCGATGGAAGCGGCAGGTATGGTATTCTCAGGTGTATCTCCTGACAATAAATTAGCGGAAATCGTTGAATTACCAGAGAAGAAATTCTTCGTAGCTGGTCAATTCCATCCAGAGCTAATTTCTCGTCCACAACGTCCACAGCCATTAATTCGTGAATTTGTTGGTGCTGCGTTTAATAACCGTAAGTAA
- a CDS encoding class II fructose-bisphosphate aldolase: MALVSMKEMLITAKAEGYAVGQFNINNLEWTQAILQAAEEEKSPVILGVSEGAAKYMGGFITVVKIVEGLMESYKTTVPVAIHLDHGSSFDKCKEAIDAGFTSVMIDASHHSFEENVAITKEVVAYAHAKGISVEAELGTVGGEEDGVIGGIMYANPQECKALVEATAIDCLAPALGSVHGPYKGEPNLGFAEMEEISKMTDLPLVLHGGTGIPLKDIQRSISLGTAKINVNTENQISATKAIREFLDNDKTTYDPRKFLGPAREAIKATVIGKMREFGSSQKA, from the coding sequence ATGGCATTAGTTTCAATGAAAGAAATGTTAATTACAGCAAAAGCAGAAGGTTATGCTGTTGGTCAATTCAACATTAATAACTTAGAGTGGACACAAGCAATTTTACAAGCAGCAGAAGAAGAAAAGTCGCCTGTAATTTTAGGTGTATCTGAAGGTGCCGCAAAATATATGGGTGGCTTTATTACTGTTGTAAAAATTGTAGAAGGCCTAATGGAAAGCTATAAAACTACAGTTCCAGTAGCCATTCATTTAGATCATGGTTCAAGCTTTGATAAATGTAAGGAAGCGATTGATGCTGGTTTTACATCAGTGATGATTGACGCTTCTCACCATTCATTTGAAGAAAACGTAGCCATTACAAAAGAAGTTGTAGCTTACGCACATGCAAAAGGTATTTCAGTAGAAGCTGAACTTGGTACAGTTGGTGGCGAAGAAGATGGTGTTATCGGCGGTATTATGTACGCAAACCCACAAGAGTGTAAAGCATTAGTAGAAGCAACAGCGATCGATTGCTTAGCACCAGCATTAGGTTCTGTACACGGACCATACAAAGGTGAGCCAAACTTAGGCTTTGCTGAAATGGAAGAAATCTCGAAAATGACTGATTTACCATTAGTATTACACGGTGGTACAGGGATTCCGTTAAAAGATATTCAACGTTCAATTTCTTTAGGAACGGCTAAAATCAACGTAAACACAGAAAATCAAATTTCCGCGACAAAAGCAATTCGTGAGTTTTTAGATAACGACAAAACTACTTACGACCCACGTAAATTCTTAGGTCCAGCTCGTGAAGCAATTAAAGCAACGGTTATCGGAAAAATGCGCGAGTTTGGCAGTTCACAAAAAGCATAA
- a CDS encoding response regulator — MKLKEILIVDDQQGIRLLLNEVFKKEGFITHLAANGIDALNIVQTKAIDCVLLDMKIPGMDGIEILTRLKTLKINLPVVMMTAYGEQEIIDKAMDLGAIRYFTKPFNIFEVRDEIKKILAD, encoded by the coding sequence ATGAAACTAAAAGAAATTTTAATTGTTGATGATCAACAAGGAATCCGCCTATTGTTAAATGAAGTATTTAAAAAAGAAGGTTTTATCACACATCTTGCAGCCAATGGAATTGATGCATTAAATATTGTTCAAACTAAGGCAATCGATTGTGTGCTGTTAGATATGAAAATCCCAGGAATGGATGGAATCGAAATTTTAACTCGATTAAAAACATTAAAAATAAATTTGCCCGTAGTTATGATGACAGCTTATGGGGAACAGGAGATTATCGACAAGGCGATGGATTTAGGCGCAATTCGATATTTTACAAAGCCGTTCAATATATTTGAAGTCCGTGATGAAATAAAAAAAATTTTAGCCGATTAA
- the glpX gene encoding class II fructose-bisphosphatase has translation MERSLSMEVVRVTEAAAIASAKWMGRGLKNEADDAATTAMRVMFDTIPMHATVVIGEGEMDEAPMLYIGEELGLRNGGPEVDIAVDPLEGTNIVAKGTNGAMTVLAIADRGNLLNAPDMYMDKIAVGPEAAGKVDINASVTYNLLQVAKAKNKDISDVVAVLLDRPRHQHIVDEIREAGARIKFIQDGDVGAAINTAFDETGIDIMFGMGGAPEGVISAVALKCLGGDFQAKLVPEDEEQLARCKKMGIDVEKVLMMDDLVKGDDAIFAATAVTDSELLRGVQYKGSYALTHSVVMRAKTGTVRFIEGRHSIDKKPNYDFK, from the coding sequence ATGGAACGTAGTTTATCAATGGAAGTAGTACGAGTAACAGAAGCAGCAGCTATCGCATCAGCAAAATGGATGGGTCGCGGACTTAAAAATGAGGCGGATGATGCAGCAACAACAGCAATGCGCGTTATGTTCGATACTATTCCAATGCATGCAACAGTTGTAATTGGTGAAGGAGAAATGGATGAGGCACCGATGCTTTATATTGGTGAAGAACTAGGACTTCGTAACGGCGGACCAGAAGTTGATATTGCAGTTGATCCACTAGAAGGGACGAATATTGTAGCTAAAGGTACAAATGGCGCAATGACTGTACTTGCAATTGCGGATCGAGGCAACCTATTAAATGCACCAGATATGTATATGGATAAAATCGCTGTAGGTCCAGAGGCAGCGGGTAAAGTAGATATTAATGCCTCTGTAACATATAACTTATTACAAGTAGCTAAAGCAAAAAATAAAGATATTTCTGACGTAGTTGCGGTATTATTAGACCGACCACGCCATCAGCATATTGTGGATGAAATTCGTGAAGCAGGTGCACGTATTAAATTTATCCAAGATGGTGACGTTGGTGCGGCAATCAATACAGCATTCGATGAAACAGGTATCGATATTATGTTCGGTATGGGGGGCGCTCCAGAAGGCGTAATCTCAGCTGTTGCATTAAAATGCTTAGGTGGCGATTTCCAAGCGAAATTAGTACCAGAAGATGAAGAACAATTGGCACGATGCAAAAAAATGGGGATCGACGTGGAAAAAGTATTAATGATGGATGATTTAGTAAAAGGTGATGACGCAATTTTCGCGGCAACAGCGGTTACAGATTCAGAATTATTACGCGGTGTTCAATATAAAGGTTCTTATGCACTTACTCATTCGGTTGTTATGCGTGCAAAAACAGGAACAGTTCGTTTTATCGAAGGGCGTCATAGCATCGATAAAAAACCAAATTACGATTTTAAATAA
- the rpoE gene encoding DNA-directed RNA polymerase subunit delta, with the protein MHDLNFRDMTKEQIAEESLIDLAYAILEDKKQAMPLNDLLKEIQALNGISNADLKARLVQFYTDLNVEGRFLLNNENGWGLREWYKVETVEEETAPTIKARKKKSKATDEDEEDLVDLDEEDVVFDEDFDEFIEEEEEEEEEEEIEFVEEDIDTDLDEELIEEDESFIIEGEEEEEEEEEEEEDLK; encoded by the coding sequence GTGCACGATTTGAACTTTCGTGATATGACAAAAGAACAAATTGCAGAAGAGTCGTTAATCGACTTAGCATACGCAATTTTAGAAGATAAAAAACAGGCGATGCCATTAAATGATTTATTAAAGGAAATCCAAGCTTTAAATGGCATTTCAAATGCTGATTTAAAAGCGCGCTTAGTACAATTTTATACAGACCTAAACGTAGAAGGTCGCTTCCTTTTGAACAATGAAAATGGTTGGGGCTTACGTGAGTGGTATAAAGTTGAAACGGTTGAAGAAGAAACAGCGCCTACAATTAAAGCACGTAAGAAAAAATCAAAAGCTACTGACGAAGATGAGGAAGATTTAGTGGACCTTGACGAAGAAGATGTAGTATTCGATGAAGATTTTGACGAATTCATTGAAGAGGAAGAAGAGGAAGAAGAGGAAGAAGAAATCGAATTCGTGGAAGAAGATATTGACACGGATCTCGATGAAGAGTTAATCGAAGAAGACGAAAGCTTCATTATCGAAGGTGAAGAAGAGGAAGAAGAGGAAGAAGAAGAGGAAGAGGATTTAAAATAA
- the icmF gene encoding fused isobutyryl-CoA mutase/GTPase IcmF produces the protein MTKAVVYRPKNHVRFVTASSLFDGHDASINIMRRILQSSGAEVIHLGHNRSVEEVVNAAIHEDAQGIAISSYQGGHMEYFKYMYDLLREKGAPHIKIFGGGGGVILPKEIKELHEYGIAGIFSPEDGRQLGLQGMINKKMEGSDFSTLHGNYAEQLEQVSTDRPEVLANLITAAENGGSSEIETMLELARTKSCNTPILGITGTGGAGKSSLTDELIRRFLQEFPDKKLAILSVDPTKQKTGGALLGDRIRMNAIFNKRVYMRSLATRGSRTELSASIGDVLDVVKTAGFDLILVETSGIGQGDAEITNYTDLSMYVMTSEFGAPTQLEKIDMIDYADLIAINKFERKGSEDAMRQVQKQFQRSHELWDASLDEMPVYGTIASQFNDKGTNSLFAALIQKINEKFGLNWETSYEQFIKTQKQNVIIPNDRRHYLREITEAVRTYHKTSEQQAAFATKLYQLEGTKAQLPESETALIASLQTLIESVNNELSAESKRILNNWAKLKEDYAGDELITKIRDKEIRTILKTQSLSGLKIPRVALPKFKDYGEILRWVYAENVPGEFPYTAGVFPFKREGEDPKRQFAGEGTPERTNKRFHYLSKDDDAKRLSTAFDSVTLYGEDPHVRPDIYGKVGESGVSICTLEDMKKLYAGFDLCAPSTSVSMTINGPAPIILAMFMNTAIDQQVKFREQVLGRTLTVEEFTATRETTLQVVRGTVQADILKEDQGQNTCIFSTEFALRMMGDIQQYFIDQKVRNYYSVSISGYHIAEAGANPISQLAFTLANGFTYVEYYLSRGMHIDDFAPNLSFFFSNGLDPEYTVIGRVARRIWAVVMREKYAANERSQKLKYHVQTSGRSLHAQEIDFNDIRTTLQALMALQDNCNSLHTNAYDEAITTPTEESVRRAMAIQMIITKEHGLSKNENPLQGAFIIEELTELVESAVLEEFDRMNDRGGVLGAMETQYQRGKIQEESMYYEHLKHSGELPIIGVNTYLNPNPPSDTDIDNMEIARASKEEKELQIANLESFKQMHVGESKAAIEQLKEVAKAGGNIFEELMETVKVASLGQITNALYEVGGQYRRNM, from the coding sequence ATGACAAAAGCAGTTGTATATCGTCCAAAAAATCATGTGAGATTCGTTACGGCATCTAGTTTATTTGACGGTCATGATGCCTCGATTAATATTATGCGACGAATTCTACAATCGAGCGGTGCAGAAGTGATTCATTTAGGGCATAACCGTTCCGTGGAAGAAGTTGTTAATGCAGCAATTCATGAAGATGCGCAGGGGATCGCCATTTCATCTTATCAAGGCGGTCATATGGAATACTTTAAATATATGTATGATTTATTGCGTGAAAAAGGCGCGCCTCATATTAAAATTTTCGGTGGTGGTGGGGGTGTTATTTTACCTAAAGAAATTAAAGAACTGCATGAATACGGAATTGCAGGTATTTTTTCACCAGAGGATGGGCGACAATTAGGACTTCAAGGCATGATTAATAAAAAGATGGAAGGCTCTGATTTTTCGACGTTACACGGGAATTATGCTGAGCAACTTGAACAAGTATCGACGGACCGTCCAGAAGTGTTAGCTAATTTAATAACTGCTGCTGAAAATGGGGGCAGTTCAGAGATTGAAACGATGCTTGAACTTGCACGAACTAAAAGTTGTAATACACCGATACTTGGGATTACAGGAACGGGCGGCGCGGGGAAATCATCATTAACGGATGAACTAATTCGACGCTTTTTACAGGAGTTCCCGGACAAAAAGTTAGCCATTTTATCGGTAGACCCGACGAAGCAAAAAACGGGTGGCGCGCTACTTGGAGACCGTATCCGCATGAATGCAATATTTAATAAACGCGTTTATATGCGCAGTTTGGCAACACGTGGCTCTCGCACGGAATTATCGGCATCGATTGGCGATGTACTGGATGTTGTGAAGACAGCAGGCTTTGATTTAATTCTCGTTGAAACGAGTGGTATTGGGCAAGGGGATGCCGAAATCACCAATTATACGGACCTTTCCATGTATGTTATGACGAGTGAATTCGGAGCGCCAACACAGCTTGAAAAAATCGACATGATTGACTATGCAGATCTAATTGCGATTAATAAATTCGAACGAAAAGGCTCAGAGGATGCGATGCGCCAAGTGCAAAAGCAGTTCCAGCGCTCACATGAATTATGGGATGCATCATTAGATGAAATGCCGGTATATGGAACGATTGCATCACAGTTTAATGATAAAGGGACGAACTCATTATTTGCTGCATTAATTCAAAAAATTAATGAGAAATTTGGGTTGAATTGGGAAACTTCCTATGAACAATTCATTAAAACACAAAAGCAAAATGTTATTATTCCAAATGATCGTCGTCATTATTTGCGTGAAATTACAGAAGCAGTTCGGACATATCATAAAACATCTGAACAGCAAGCGGCATTTGCGACGAAATTGTATCAGCTGGAAGGGACAAAAGCGCAATTACCTGAAAGCGAAACGGCATTAATCGCTTCCCTCCAAACATTAATCGAATCAGTAAATAATGAATTGTCGGCAGAATCGAAGCGCATTTTAAATAATTGGGCAAAGCTAAAAGAAGATTATGCAGGTGACGAGCTTATTACGAAAATTCGTGATAAAGAAATTCGAACGATTTTAAAAACACAATCGTTATCCGGGTTGAAAATTCCACGAGTCGCTTTACCGAAATTTAAAGATTACGGCGAAATTTTACGCTGGGTATATGCAGAAAATGTACCAGGTGAATTCCCTTACACAGCAGGCGTATTCCCGTTCAAACGTGAAGGCGAAGATCCGAAGCGTCAGTTTGCTGGGGAAGGTACACCAGAACGCACGAATAAACGTTTCCATTATTTATCGAAGGATGATGATGCAAAGCGCCTTTCAACAGCATTTGACTCAGTAACTTTATACGGAGAGGACCCACATGTGCGCCCGGATATTTATGGGAAAGTTGGAGAGTCGGGGGTCAGTATTTGTACGTTAGAAGACATGAAAAAATTGTATGCAGGCTTTGATTTATGCGCACCATCTACCTCTGTTTCGATGACAATTAATGGTCCAGCACCGATTATTTTAGCGATGTTTATGAACACAGCAATTGACCAGCAAGTGAAATTCCGCGAGCAAGTGCTTGGGCGTACATTGACTGTGGAGGAATTTACAGCGACACGAGAAACAACATTGCAAGTCGTTCGAGGGACGGTGCAAGCAGATATTTTGAAGGAAGATCAAGGTCAAAATACGTGTATCTTTAGTACGGAATTTGCCCTGCGTATGATGGGGGACATTCAGCAATATTTCATTGACCAAAAAGTGCGTAATTATTATTCAGTATCAATTTCGGGCTACCATATTGCAGAAGCGGGTGCTAATCCGATTTCACAGCTTGCCTTTACACTGGCTAACGGCTTTACGTATGTGGAGTACTATTTAAGTCGCGGCATGCATATAGATGATTTTGCGCCAAATTTAAGTTTCTTCTTCTCAAATGGATTGGACCCAGAATATACAGTTATCGGTCGTGTGGCACGTCGTATTTGGGCAGTTGTTATGCGCGAAAAGTATGCGGCGAATGAGCGTTCACAAAAGCTGAAATATCATGTTCAAACATCAGGCCGTAGCTTGCATGCGCAGGAAATTGATTTCAATGATATTCGTACGACACTTCAGGCGTTAATGGCATTGCAAGATAACTGTAACTCGCTTCATACAAATGCTTATGATGAAGCAATTACGACACCAACAGAAGAATCGGTTCGTCGTGCGATGGCGATTCAAATGATTATTACGAAAGAGCATGGCTTATCGAAAAATGAAAATCCATTACAAGGTGCATTCATTATTGAGGAATTAACGGAGCTTGTTGAAAGTGCGGTGCTAGAAGAATTTGATCGTATGAATGATCGCGGTGGTGTACTCGGTGCGATGGAAACGCAATATCAACGCGGAAAAATCCAAGAAGAATCGATGTACTATGAACATTTAAAACATTCAGGTGAACTGCCGATTATCGGAGTCAACACGTACTTGAATCCAAACCCACCATCAGATACTGATATCGACAATATGGAAATTGCACGTGCATCCAAAGAAGAGAAAGAACTGCAAATTGCCAATTTAGAGAGCTTTAAACAAATGCATGTAGGTGAAAGTAAAGCTGCGATAGAGCAATTAAAGGAAGTTGCCAAAGCAGGCGGCAATATTTTTGAAGAGCTAATGGAAACGGTGAAAGTAGCAAGTCTTGGCCAAATTACAAACGCGCTTTACGAAGTGGGTGGTCAATATCGTAGAAATATGTAA